In Zea mays cultivar B73 chromosome 7, Zm-B73-REFERENCE-NAM-5.0, whole genome shotgun sequence, the following proteins share a genomic window:
- the LOC542375 gene encoding regulatory protein opaque-2 isoform X1, which yields MPPTTHHIYGYLLLGMEHVISMEEILGPFWELLPPPAPEPEPEREQPPVTGIVVGSVIDVAAAGHGHGGGDMMDQQHATEWTFERLLEEEALTTSTPPPVVVVPNSCCSGALNVDRPPVMEEAVMMAPAAVSSAVVGDPMEYNAILRRKLEEDLEAFKMWRAASSVVTSDQRSQGSNNHTGGSSIRNNPVQNKLMNGEDPINNNHAQTAGLGVRLATSSSSRDPSPSDEDMDGEVEILGFKMPTEERVRKRKESNRESARRSRYRKAAHLKELEDQVAQLKAENSCLLRRIAALNQKYNDANVDNRVLRADMETLRAKVKMGEDSLKRVIEMSSSVPSSMPISAPTPSSDAPVPPPPIRDSIVGYFSATAADDDASVGNGFLRLQAHQEPASMVVGGTLSATEMNRVAAATHCAGAMELIQTAMGSMPPTSASGSTPPPQDYELLGPNGAIHMDMY from the exons ATGCCGCCGACGACCCATCATATCTATGG TTACTTATTATTGGGCATGGAGCACGTCATCTCAATGGAGGAGATCCTCGGGCCCTTCTGGGAGCTGCTACCACCGCCAGCGCCAGAGCCAGAGCCAGAGCGAGAGCAGCCTCCGGTAACCGGCATCGTCGTCGGCAGTGTCATAGACGTTGCTGCTGCTGGTCACGGTCATGGTGGCGGCGACATGATGGATCAGCAGCACGCCACAGAGTGGACCTTTGAGAGGTTACTGGAAGAGGAGGCTCTGACGACAAGCACACCGCCGCCGGTGGTGGTGGTGCCGAACTCTTGTTGCTCAGGCGCCCTAAATGTTGACCGGCCGCCGGTGATGGAAGAggcggtaatgatggcgcctgcgGCGGTGAGTAGTGCCGTAGTAGGGGACCCCATGGAGTACAATGCCATACTGAGGAGGAAGCTGGAGGAGGACCTCGAGGCCTTCAAAATGTGGAGG GCGGCCTCCAGTGTTGTGACCTCAGATCAACGTTCTCAAGGCTCAAACAATCACACTGGAG GTAGCAGCATCAGGAATAATCCAGTGCAGAACAAGCTGATGAACGGCGAAGATCCAATCAACAATAACCACGCTCAAACCGCAGGCCTTGGCGTGAGGCTTGCTACTAGCTCTTCCTCGAGAGATCCTTCACCATCAGACGAAGACATGGACGGAGAAGTAGAGATTCTGGGGTTCAAGATGCCTACCGAGGAAAGAGTGAGGAAAAG AAAGGAATCCAATAGAGAATCAGCCAGACGCTCGAGATACAGGAAAGCCGCTCACCTGAAAGAACTGGAGGACCAG GTAGCACAGCTAAAAGCCGAGAATTCTTGCCTGCTGAGGCGCATTGCCGCTCTGAACCAGAAGTACAACGACGCTAACGTCGACAACAGGGTGCTGAGAGCGGACATGGAGACCCTAAGAGCTAAG GTGAAGATGGGAGAGGACTCCCTGAAGCGGGTGATAGAGATGAGCTCATCAGTGCCGTCGTCCATGCCCATCTCGGCGCCGACCCCCAGCTCCGACGCTCCAGTGCCGCCGCCGCCTATCCGAGACAGCATCGTCGGCTACTTCTCCGCCACAGCCGCAGACGACGATGCTTCGGTCGGCAACGGTTTCTTGCGACTGCAAGCTCATCAAGAGCCTGCATCCATGGTCGTCGGTGGAACTCTGAGCGCCACAGAGATGAACCGAGTAGCAGCAGCCACGCATTGCGCGGGGGCCATGGAGCTCATCCAGACGGCGATGGGATCCATGCCGCCGACCTCCGCCTCCGGATCTACACCGCCGCCGCAGGATTATGAGCTGCTGGGTCCAAATGGGGCCATACACATGGACATGTATTAG
- the LOC542375 gene encoding regulatory protein opaque-2 isoform X2: MEHVISMEEILGPFWELLPPPAPEPEPEREQPPVTGIVVGSVIDVAAAGHGHGGGDMMDQQHATEWTFERLLEEEALTTSTPPPVVVVPNSCCSGALNVDRPPVMEEAVMMAPAAVSSAVVGDPMEYNAILRRKLEEDLEAFKMWRAASSVVTSDQRSQGSNNHTGGSSIRNNPVQNKLMNGEDPINNNHAQTAGLGVRLATSSSSRDPSPSDEDMDGEVEILGFKMPTEERVRKRKESNRESARRSRYRKAAHLKELEDQVAQLKAENSCLLRRIAALNQKYNDANVDNRVLRADMETLRAKVKMGEDSLKRVIEMSSSVPSSMPISAPTPSSDAPVPPPPIRDSIVGYFSATAADDDASVGNGFLRLQAHQEPASMVVGGTLSATEMNRVAAATHCAGAMELIQTAMGSMPPTSASGSTPPPQDYELLGPNGAIHMDMY, from the exons ATGGAGCACGTCATCTCAATGGAGGAGATCCTCGGGCCCTTCTGGGAGCTGCTACCACCGCCAGCGCCAGAGCCAGAGCCAGAGCGAGAGCAGCCTCCGGTAACCGGCATCGTCGTCGGCAGTGTCATAGACGTTGCTGCTGCTGGTCACGGTCATGGTGGCGGCGACATGATGGATCAGCAGCACGCCACAGAGTGGACCTTTGAGAGGTTACTGGAAGAGGAGGCTCTGACGACAAGCACACCGCCGCCGGTGGTGGTGGTGCCGAACTCTTGTTGCTCAGGCGCCCTAAATGTTGACCGGCCGCCGGTGATGGAAGAggcggtaatgatggcgcctgcgGCGGTGAGTAGTGCCGTAGTAGGGGACCCCATGGAGTACAATGCCATACTGAGGAGGAAGCTGGAGGAGGACCTCGAGGCCTTCAAAATGTGGAGG GCGGCCTCCAGTGTTGTGACCTCAGATCAACGTTCTCAAGGCTCAAACAATCACACTGGAG GTAGCAGCATCAGGAATAATCCAGTGCAGAACAAGCTGATGAACGGCGAAGATCCAATCAACAATAACCACGCTCAAACCGCAGGCCTTGGCGTGAGGCTTGCTACTAGCTCTTCCTCGAGAGATCCTTCACCATCAGACGAAGACATGGACGGAGAAGTAGAGATTCTGGGGTTCAAGATGCCTACCGAGGAAAGAGTGAGGAAAAG AAAGGAATCCAATAGAGAATCAGCCAGACGCTCGAGATACAGGAAAGCCGCTCACCTGAAAGAACTGGAGGACCAG GTAGCACAGCTAAAAGCCGAGAATTCTTGCCTGCTGAGGCGCATTGCCGCTCTGAACCAGAAGTACAACGACGCTAACGTCGACAACAGGGTGCTGAGAGCGGACATGGAGACCCTAAGAGCTAAG GTGAAGATGGGAGAGGACTCCCTGAAGCGGGTGATAGAGATGAGCTCATCAGTGCCGTCGTCCATGCCCATCTCGGCGCCGACCCCCAGCTCCGACGCTCCAGTGCCGCCGCCGCCTATCCGAGACAGCATCGTCGGCTACTTCTCCGCCACAGCCGCAGACGACGATGCTTCGGTCGGCAACGGTTTCTTGCGACTGCAAGCTCATCAAGAGCCTGCATCCATGGTCGTCGGTGGAACTCTGAGCGCCACAGAGATGAACCGAGTAGCAGCAGCCACGCATTGCGCGGGGGCCATGGAGCTCATCCAGACGGCGATGGGATCCATGCCGCCGACCTCCGCCTCCGGATCTACACCGCCGCCGCAGGATTATGAGCTGCTGGGTCCAAATGGGGCCATACACATGGACATGTATTAG
- the LOC542375 gene encoding regulatory protein opaque-2 isoform X3 — MEEILGPFWELLPPPAPEPEPEREQPPVTGIVVGSVIDVAAAGHGHGGGDMMDQQHATEWTFERLLEEEALTTSTPPPVVVVPNSCCSGALNVDRPPVMEEAVMMAPAAVSSAVVGDPMEYNAILRRKLEEDLEAFKMWRAASSVVTSDQRSQGSNNHTGGSSIRNNPVQNKLMNGEDPINNNHAQTAGLGVRLATSSSSRDPSPSDEDMDGEVEILGFKMPTEERVRKRKESNRESARRSRYRKAAHLKELEDQVAQLKAENSCLLRRIAALNQKYNDANVDNRVLRADMETLRAKVKMGEDSLKRVIEMSSSVPSSMPISAPTPSSDAPVPPPPIRDSIVGYFSATAADDDASVGNGFLRLQAHQEPASMVVGGTLSATEMNRVAAATHCAGAMELIQTAMGSMPPTSASGSTPPPQDYELLGPNGAIHMDMY, encoded by the exons ATGGAGGAGATCCTCGGGCCCTTCTGGGAGCTGCTACCACCGCCAGCGCCAGAGCCAGAGCCAGAGCGAGAGCAGCCTCCGGTAACCGGCATCGTCGTCGGCAGTGTCATAGACGTTGCTGCTGCTGGTCACGGTCATGGTGGCGGCGACATGATGGATCAGCAGCACGCCACAGAGTGGACCTTTGAGAGGTTACTGGAAGAGGAGGCTCTGACGACAAGCACACCGCCGCCGGTGGTGGTGGTGCCGAACTCTTGTTGCTCAGGCGCCCTAAATGTTGACCGGCCGCCGGTGATGGAAGAggcggtaatgatggcgcctgcgGCGGTGAGTAGTGCCGTAGTAGGGGACCCCATGGAGTACAATGCCATACTGAGGAGGAAGCTGGAGGAGGACCTCGAGGCCTTCAAAATGTGGAGG GCGGCCTCCAGTGTTGTGACCTCAGATCAACGTTCTCAAGGCTCAAACAATCACACTGGAG GTAGCAGCATCAGGAATAATCCAGTGCAGAACAAGCTGATGAACGGCGAAGATCCAATCAACAATAACCACGCTCAAACCGCAGGCCTTGGCGTGAGGCTTGCTACTAGCTCTTCCTCGAGAGATCCTTCACCATCAGACGAAGACATGGACGGAGAAGTAGAGATTCTGGGGTTCAAGATGCCTACCGAGGAAAGAGTGAGGAAAAG AAAGGAATCCAATAGAGAATCAGCCAGACGCTCGAGATACAGGAAAGCCGCTCACCTGAAAGAACTGGAGGACCAG GTAGCACAGCTAAAAGCCGAGAATTCTTGCCTGCTGAGGCGCATTGCCGCTCTGAACCAGAAGTACAACGACGCTAACGTCGACAACAGGGTGCTGAGAGCGGACATGGAGACCCTAAGAGCTAAG GTGAAGATGGGAGAGGACTCCCTGAAGCGGGTGATAGAGATGAGCTCATCAGTGCCGTCGTCCATGCCCATCTCGGCGCCGACCCCCAGCTCCGACGCTCCAGTGCCGCCGCCGCCTATCCGAGACAGCATCGTCGGCTACTTCTCCGCCACAGCCGCAGACGACGATGCTTCGGTCGGCAACGGTTTCTTGCGACTGCAAGCTCATCAAGAGCCTGCATCCATGGTCGTCGGTGGAACTCTGAGCGCCACAGAGATGAACCGAGTAGCAGCAGCCACGCATTGCGCGGGGGCCATGGAGCTCATCCAGACGGCGATGGGATCCATGCCGCCGACCTCCGCCTCCGGATCTACACCGCCGCCGCAGGATTATGAGCTGCTGGGTCCAAATGGGGCCATACACATGGACATGTATTAG